The sequence GAAGGCCGCCACCAGCGAGGCCACCACGAGACCCAACACGCCGGTGGGCAAGAAGCGCAGCATGAGCTTCGGGTAGCCCAACTCGGGATCCTTCAGATTCGGGTACAGCACCAGCGCCGCCAGCGCAACCAGCACCCACGGCCAGGTGCGCACCACGTAGTGCATGATGTTGAAAAACCACGCAGCGCGCTCGGCCTCGCGCTCGTCGCGGCTCGCCGCCAGGCGCTGGATGAACTCGCCGCCGCCGTCCGAGCGCCGAAACGTCCACCACTGCAAGCCCACGTAAGCCATGAACGTGGTGGCCGAGATGCCTGCAAACGCGCTCCACCCCACCTGCAGGCCATCGTGCCACGAGAGGGTAAACGGCACAAAGGCAAGCACGTCGAACGAGGTCACCCGCTGCGCCTTCGTCACCAACCCGTGCAAGCCGCCCACATCGGGGTGTGCCAGTGCATAGAGCGCCACCACAATCGCGCCAAACAGCGCCAGGAAGAACTGGAAGAAGTCCGTAGCCACAACGCCCCACAGGCCCGAGAGGCCCGCGTACACCAGCACCAGCACCGACACGCCAATGACCAGCAGCAGCTTCGGATCGAGGCCCGCTACGGTTGCCCCGCTTGCCACCCCCAGCGCCTCCCAAATGCCCAGCGCGCCCACCACCTTTACGGCCGCCAGCATGATGTAGCCAATGCCGATGCAGTTGATAGGCACCGCAAACAAAAACGCCTTCACGCCGCGCAGCAGGGCCGCCGGCCGGCCGCCGTACCGAAGCTCGGTGAGGGCGGCATCGGTCACAATTTCGCTGCGGCGCCACAGCCGCGCAAAGATGTAGATGAGCGCCACGTGGCCAAACCCAAACGCCCACCATTCCCAGTTGCCCGCCAGCCCGCGCGTGCCCACCACGCCCGCCACGTACAGCGGCGTGTCGATGGAGAACGTCGTCGCCGCCATCGACGTGCCGGCCAGCCACCACGGCAGCGAGCGCCCCGACACAAAGAAATCCTCGACCGAGCCCGACGCGCGCCCCGAGAGGTACGCGCCCAATCCCAGCGCGAACGCCATGTACGCGCCGACCACCGCCCAGTCAATCCAATGCATGCGTGCGTGCTGCTTGTGCGTAAGAATCGTGTGGCCGCCTCAACTGCACCGCCCGTCGCTGGTTCACAGCAAACGCGTCCAATCAGCGGAAATCGTCCAGCGCCGTGGCAAAGCGAATCCGGTAATCTTCGTACTGCGGACTCCATCCGGCCCCAATCACCTCGAAGCCTTCGGCCAGCCCCAGCACCGTCATGCCCGGGTGCATGTTCGGAAAGGTGTCGTACACAAACGTCTGGTAGCCGCGCTGCGCGGTGATTTCCAGCATTGTGCGCAGCATCGCCCGCGCAATGCCGCAGCGGCGCCTATCGGGGTGCACGCCGCCTTTCGCGCTGTAAAATCGCTGCTCAGACAGCGCATAGCCCACTTTAAAGCCCACCGGCTCGTCGTTCATCAGCGCAAGCAAAAGCAGCAGCCCCTCGCGGTCGAAGGTGCGAATGACGTTCGACGTATCGAAAATGAGTTCGTTGAGCGACCGAATCACGGGCAGCGCCGAGCGGTCGACTTCCGTGATGGAAAGGTCGAGGGCGTGGGGGGCAGTCACGAGAGGCGAAGCGCTCATGGGTCGGATCAGAACGGGAGGCCGTCATCGGCAGGCCCATCGTCATCGGCGGGGCCCGCGTCGGGTGCGCCGGGCGCGCCAAGTGCAGGGGCGCCGTCTGCGGCGGCGGGGGGAAGTTCGTCGGGGGCCGCGTCGGTCACGAGGCGCACCGGCTCCAAGAGGGCCTCGGGCACCGCGTCGATGAAGCGGCTCGGGTCGGTCAGGTAGTCGCCCTGGTACGGACGATACTGCCGCTCGGGGTACGACACGAACAGGTTTTCCTCGGCGCGCGTCACCGCAACATAAAAGAGCCGCCGCTCTTCGTCCAGCCCGCCGGGTTCGTCGTAGGCATAGCGCGAGGGCAGCGTGCCCTCCAGCGCCTGAATCAGAAACACGGTGTGAAACTCCAGGCCCTTGGCGGAATGGATGGTGGAGAGCACCAGCGGTGGTTCATCGTCGTCTGCGCCCTCCTGGTCGATCGCCGAAAGCTCAATTGGGTCGAGAGCCAGCTCGGCCAAAAACCGGCCGCGGTCGGCGTAGCTGCGGGCGATGCTCACAAACTGCTCCAGGTCTTGCGCGCGCTTCGGGTAGTCGTCGGCGTACTTGTGCTCAAAGTGCGGACGGTACGTTTCAATCACGGCCTCCACCTGTTCGGCCAGCGGCAGGTCTGGGTCGCGGATGCGCCGCAACGTAGCAAACAGCTGCTTCAGGTCGGACAGGTAGCGCTTCGAGAACGGCCCGCCGTCGCCAATGGTAAACGGCTCGTCGGCCTCCTCGGTGATCCACGCGATCAGGTCGCGCGCCGTCTTGGGCCCAATGCCGTGCAGCAGCCGCAGCACGCGATTCCACGAAGCGGCATCTTGCGGATTCTCGGCCACCTTCAGGTGCGCCAGCACGTCTTTGATGTGCGCGGCCTCGTTCAGCTTCATGCCGCCGTACTTTACAAACGGAATGTTGCGGCGGTTGAGCGCCACCTCCACATCGTAGGCATTGTGGCTGCTCCGAAACAACACCGCCATGCGCTGCAGCGGCACCCCCGACTCGCGCAGTTGCAGCACCATCTGCGCCACGAAGCGCGCCTCCGTCTCGCCGTCGGGCGCGGGCACACGGGCCGGCAGGTCGCCCGCCGCCATCTCACTGAACAGCGTCTTGTCGTACGACTGATTCGCATCTTCAATGACGTGATTCGCGAAGTCCAGGATGGGCTGCGTGGAGCGGTAGTTCTGCTCCAGCTTCAAGACGCGCGTGTCGGGAAACTGATCGGGGAAGCGGAAAATGTTGCGGTAGTCGGCACCACGAAATCGGTAGATGCTTTGCGCATCGTCGCCCACCACGGTTACGTTGCCGTGCACCGCCGCAAGCAGCTGCACAAGATCGGCCTGCAGCGCGTTGGTATCCTGATACTCATCCACCAGCACGTGCTTGCACCGCCCGGCCACCTGCCGGCGAATCGCTTCATTGCGCGCCAGGAGCGCCCGCGTGTGCAGGAGCAGGTCGTCAAAATCCATCAGCCCGTGCGCCTTCTTGTAGCGCGCGTAGGCCCGGCGGATGTCCTCCAGGTCGTCGTGCAGCGGCACGTATTGCGGATACCGCTCGGCCAGCACATCCTCCAGCGGCTCTTGCCGGTTGCTTACGGCCGAGAACATGTTGTAGAGCGTCCGCTTCTGCGGAAAACGCTCGTCGCGTTTGTGGTAGTTGCCCTGCGTGCGCAAGACCGACAGCACGTCGGCCGCGTCGCTCGCATCCAGGATGGTGAAGTTGTTGGGGAAGCCGATGGCCTCGGCATGGCGCTTCAGGACGCCCAGGCAGAAGGCATGAAAGGTGCCGCCTTGCACGCGCTGGCAGCGGCCGTCGAGGAGCGCGGTGGCGCGGGCCGTCATCTCCTGCGCCGCCCGCCGCGTAAACGTGAGCAGGGCGATGCGCTCGGGGCGCGTCCCCGTTTCCACCAGATAGGCCAGGCGGTAGATGAGCGTGCGGGTTTTGCCCGTGCCGGCGCCCGCGATGATGAGCGTGGCCCCGGCGCCCGCCGTAGCCGCCGCATACTGCTGATCGTTCAGCGCCGCGCGGTAGTCAATCGTCAGCGCGTCGTCCGACGATGCCTCCGCGGGGCCGTCCGATGATAGGACGATGCGACGAGCCATGGCACGTGGATGTCATTGGAGAAAGGCGGGACGCACCCAAAAAACCGCGGGCTGCCGTGTAGTGATCCCGCCCGCAGCGCTCACGTCCACGCCAGGTGCACCGTGTGGGCCGCGGTGAGGGCTGCCGTCTCGGCCCGGAGCCGGCGCGCGCCCAACGAGGCCGCCCGGAAGCCGGCGTCCTGCGCGGCGGCCACTTCGTCTGCGGTAAAACCGCCCTCGGGCCCCACGCACACGCAGCCCTCGCGCGCATCCGCGGCACGCAGCGCATCAAAGAGCGTAGCCGTGCGGTCGGTTGCTTCATGGCAGATAAAGCCCGTGGGCGGCGCGTGCGCATCGAGCCAGGTCGTCCAGGCGCGAAGCGGCGCGAGCGTGGGGCGGCACGAACGCCCGCATTGCTTCAGCGCAGCGATGATGATCCGCTCCAGGCGATCGGCCCGAATGGACGCGGCTTCGGTGCGTGCCGTTTGAATCGGCTGGATGGTGGTTACGCCCAGCTCCACGGCCTTTTCGATGGCTGTCTCGAAGCGGCTGCGGCGCTTCAGCGGGCTCAGCGCAAGCGTGAGCGCGTACGGCGGCTCGCCTACGTTGCGGCGCGTGGTCACCACGTGGCCCGCCACCTGCCCGCGGCTCACATGGTCGAGTTGCACCTCGTGCCAGCCCCCGGCACCGTCGACCACCACGATGGTGTCGCCCGGTTGCTTGCGCAACGTGCGGGCAGCGTGCTGCGCTTCGTCTTCCGGAAGCACCACGTGGCCGCCCCGAAAGCACGCGGGCGGTGCGTAGAAGCTGGTCGTAATCGCCATAGACGCACAAAAAAACGAGTGGGCTTAGTCGCCGAGGCCAAGGATGGCGGCGAAGTTGCTGATCTTCTGCTCGATCTCGGCCCATTCGTTTTCGGGTTCCGAACCCTCCACGAGGCCCGCGCCCGAAAAGAGGGCCAGCTGTCGCCCGTGCACGAGCCCCGAGCGGATGGCCACGGCAAACTCGGCCGCATCGGGGCCCATCCAGCCCACCGGCCCGGCGTACCAGCCACGGTCGAAGGGCTCCGCCGTGCGGATGAAGTCCAGCGCCTCGCCCGTGGGCACCCCACCAACGGCCGGTGTGGGATGCAGCGCCCGCAAGAAGTCGACCGCATGCGCGCCGTTATTGAGCGGGCCGCGGATGGTGGAGCACAAATGTCGCTTGCGACGCAGGCGCAGCTCGGTGGGCGGCGCCACATCAATCGACCGGCAAAACGGCGCCAGCTGTTCACGGATGGCGTCGGTCACGAATGCATGCTCGCGACGGTCCTTCTCGCTTTCCATCAGCTCGGTACGCAGCGCCTCATCTTCGGACGCCCCGTCGACGCGCGCCCGGGTGCCCGCCACCGCTTCGCTTTCCACGACGCCGTCTTCCAGCCGAAACAGCCGCTCGGGCGTAGCGCCTACAAAGGCGGTGCCGTGCTCGGGGCGAAACCCAAAGTGAAAGCATTGCGGCGTCTCGTTCGCCAGGTGCTCTAGCAGCAGCAGCGGGTCGAGGGCCGACGCGAAGCCCAGCGTCACGCGGCGCGCGAGGACGGCCTTCTGCAGGTCGCCCCGGCGGATGGCCGCAACGGCGTCCTGCACGCGCTGCATCCACACGTCGCGCGCCGGCTCGTCTTGGCGTCGGACAGGTGTGGGCAGCGGGCCGGGCGCGGTGGACGCAGGAAACACGAGCTGCTGGATGCTGCGCTGCAACGCCTCGGCGCGCTTCTTGTCGCGCGGCAACACGATGTTGCACACCAGCACGTGGCCCGCGTCGGTGGTTTGCCACTCAAACCGGGGCAGCACCATACGCGCGGTGCCAAAGGGCCGCCAGTAGGCCTCCGGGCGGCCGTCTACCGGGGGCTGGCGGGCATCGAAGCGGATGCCGCCGTAGTAGCGCACGGCCGACGGTGCGTCGCTCAAGCGGGCGTCGAGGAGCGCGCCCAGCGTGTCGTACTGCAGCGGCGCCCCGGTGGTACGCACTGCATCGGCGACGCCGGCGGCCGCGATGGACGTGGCGCTACGGCGCCCCTTCCAGTACAAGCCGTAGGGAAAGGACTGCGCGCGCAGCCAGTGCAGCGCCGGCACGCGGCCCTCCACCGGCACGCGCACCTGCCGGATCAGCAGATCGGTGGACGACGTCTCGCGCAGCACGCGGGCCACTTGGTCGGCAAGCGCTGCACGCCACCGATCGGCCGCAGGCACCTCCGGCGGCGACAGGATCTGGTCTAACGACATCATGGAACGAGCGGCTTCAGGCATCACGCAGCGTTCAGGTGAGCGGTACAGTTGAGGAGTTTGGCCTGAAAACGGCCATCGCGGTACTCCAGGTGATTGACGCACGTGTTGGCGTGCCCCATCTCGTGCATGTTGTGCAGCCCGCGCTCCAGCACGGAAGCCAGCAGCACGCGCAGGTATCGCCCGTGCGTGACAACCAGGATGGTGCGCCCGGCCGACGCCTCCAGCATATGATGCACCGCCCGCTGGGCCCGCGCTTCCACGTCGCGCGGCGACTCGCCGCCCTCAATCGGAAGATCGACCGTGCCGGCGCGCCATTGTTCTTTGATGGCATTCATGGCCGCGTCGCGGTCGGGGGCGGGCGGTTCGCCCTCGTACACGCCCCATGCCATCTCCTCCAAATCTTTCAGGTAGATGGTGGGCAGCGGGCGGTGCCGGGCGGTGACCAGGCGGGCCGTTTGCCGCGTACGCCGCAGCGGACTCACGTACGCCACGTCAAAATCTACCGTTGCGAAGCGCTCGCCCAACGCCTTCGCTTGGGCGCGGCCCGTCGCGTTCAGATCGGCGTCGATGCCACGGCCCTGCACGATGCCTTGGCGGTTGTACTCGGTTTCGCCGTGCCGCACGAGGTAGAGCGTCGTGGTGGCAACATCGACCGGAGAGGACACAGGCATAGCGTAGCAAGATCGGGTTGGCAGAATGGGTTAGTCGTCGCGGCGCACGCTCCAATTGTCGATCATGGCGCGCGCCATGTCGTCCACCTCGGGCAGCGGGAGACGCCGGCTGACGGCGACCCGTACAATGATGGCCCGCAGCATCTGATCCGCCGCCGGCAAGGTGTACAACAAGCGCCAGATGGGCCGTACCGCTGCGTTGCCGATGCGCTCTAGCACGCCCCAGCGCCCCAGCACAAAAACCGTGAGCCCAACGCCCACGGCCCAGAAGCGCGATTGCGCAGCAAAGGCGCTCATCGAAACCACGTAGAACGTCCCCTGGCTTACCGGGTGCTCGGCCCAGCGCATGATTTTCGCGGCGCGCAGGCTTGCCACCGACGGGCTGAATATTTTCCAACCGAGGTAAAGCCCCACTGCACTCGTGGTTGCAGGAAGGGCCGGCAGCACCCACAGCAGCACCGGAAGCGCCCACAGCAGCAGCGCCTCGGGCGTGCGGTGCCACGCTTCGGCCCAGGCCACAAGACGGGCCAGCGGCACCGCATCCAGCACCGCCGGCGCATACTCTTTAAGCCCATCGGCCGTCACATGAAACCAGCGCCCCGAGGCGGTAAACAGGCCGTACGGCGTGTCGATAAATGAAGCGTCGGGGGCGTCCGTCACGTGCGGCGTGGCACCGGGTGGCTGAATAAATAAAAAGCAGGCGCGCATCGGGGCGCGCTGTATTGTGCAGCAAATCCACGTACACGAGAGCGCACATCCGGTTTCAGATATTTCTGAAAGCTTCGCAGACCATCCATCCGTTGCCAATGGGTTCCACTTGCATCGAAGCTGTAATGCACTGGAACCGCTTTCGGCGCGCTCCAATTGAGCATTGCCCCGTTCACTTCCTTCCAACCGGCGATGCACAACGCCATGAAACGTCCTCTTTCCGAATTGCTGAAGCGACGCGGCGTTCTCATCCACGTAGGCCCGCAGGCCGCGGTGGCTGAGGCGGCTGCGCTGATGGACGAGCACAACGTGAGCGCGCTCGTGGTGCTCAACGACGCCGGTGATGCGGTGGGCATCGTGACGGAGCGCGACCTCACCCGCCGCGTGGTTGCCAAACAGCGCCCGCCTGCCGAGACGCCGGTGCGCGCGATCATGACAGAAGACGTGGTGGTGGTGTCGGAAGATACCCCCCGCGACGAGGCGCTCAACCTGATGCACGACCGGCACATTCGTCACCTGCCGGTGGCCTCCGACGACCAGCTCGTGGGCATGATCTCGATCCGCGACCTGCTCCACTTCGAGAACCGGATGAAGGAGCAAACCATCGAGGACCTGCGCGACTACGTGCTCGAAAAGCCGTATCCGCGGTACCCGCGCTGAGGCCCTACCGGCGCTTACTTGTACGGCTCCATAGCTGCCACGGCACGCTCATCGGCCATGTTGTTTAGGGGATTGTCGGCGTGGCCCTTCACCCAGATCCACTCCACGTCGTGGCGCTTGTCCTGTGCGATGAGCTGCTGCCACAGGTCTTTGTTCTTCACGGGTTTCTTTGACGACGTGCGCCAGCCCCGCTTTTTCCATCCTTCAATCCACCCGTCGTTGAAGGCGCGCGAGAGGTAGGCGCTATCGGTGTGCAGCTTCACGGTGCACGAATCCTCCAGCGACTCCAGGGCCCGCAGCGCGGCGGTGAGCTCCATGCGGTTGTTGGTGGTGTGCTTGGTTCCCCCTTCCAGGGTGTCCATGGTGTGCTCGTCGCGCACAATGATGGCCGCCCACCCGCCAGGGCCGGGGTTGCCGCTGCACGCGCCGTCTGTATAAATCGTCACCGTGTCCATCGTTGGTTGTGAGATTGATTCAGGGGTTTCGCAACATAACCGTGCGATGATTGGTGTGCGCACCGGGCTGCGGAAAAAACGTGTGGAGATGCGCCGCGCGCAGATTTTTGGAGCAGACTGAACGCGGGCGCCGTTCGCTTCGTTGGGTGTTGGTCAGCGCTCGGCCTACGGGACGGGCCCCACGATGGATGCAGGCAATGGTACAGCGTCATGAAATTTGTCGATCAGGTAGAAATTAAGGTGCGCAGCGGCGATGGCGGGCGCGGGCTCGTCTCGTGGCGGCGGGAGAAGTTCGTGCCGAAGGGCGGCCCGGCCGGCGGCAACGGCGGCACCGGCGGATCGGTGTATGTTGAAGCGGATGAAAACCTGTATACGCTGCTCGACTTCCGCTACAACAAGCACCACGAGGCCGAGGACGGTGCGCCCGGCGGCAAGTTCAACAAGACCGGTGCCGATGGCGACGACGTGGTGCTGCGCGTACCGCCCGGCACCGTGATCCGCAATGCCGATACGGGCGCACAGATGGGCGAGGTGCTGAACGACGGCGATCGCCTGCTGGTGGCCGAGGGCGGCCGCGGCGGGAAGGGCAATGCCTTCTTCAAGTCGTCGACGAACCAGGCGCCGCGCTTTGCGCAACCGGGCGAAGACGGCGAGACGAAAACCATTGTGCTGGAGCTGAAGCTGCTGGCTGATGTGGGCCTCGTGGGGTTTCCCAATGCCGGAAAAAGCACGCTCGTCTCGTCTCTTTCGGCCGCCACGCCGGAAGTGGCCGACTACCCCTTCACGACGCTCAATCCGCAGCTGGGCATGGTGTACCTGAACGACTTTGAGTCGTTTGTGATGGCCGATCTGCCCGGCATCATCGAGGATGCGCACGAGGGCAAGGGCCTGGGCCTGCGGTTTCTGCGCCACATCGAACGAACGAGCGTGCTCCTTTTCGTCATCCCCATTACCGCAACGGATCTGGCGGCGACGTACACGAAGCTGCGCCGCGAGCTGGGCGCCTACGAGGCGGCGTTGCTGCACAAGCCGCACATGGTGGCCCTCTCCAAGATCGATGTGCTCGCGCCCGACGAGCGTGCCTTGCTGCCCGACATTGTAGCCGACGACTTCCCCGACGATGTCCCGCTTGTGCCTATCAGCGCGGTTGCGCAGCTGGGCCTCGACGACCTCAAGCGCCGTCTATACCGTCATGTGAAGGAAGCCAAGGACGTTGCGTTGCCCTAACGCGTGGACCGCGAGGCTCACAGCAGGTGCTTGATTCGTCCGCCATCCACGGGAAGCGCAGTGCCGGTGATGTATCCGGCCTGCTGGCTGGCCAGAAACGCCACGGCGGCCGCAAACTCCTCGGGGGTGCCCAGCCGGTCGAGCGCGTTCTCCTCGGCCCAGGCGGCCTCCACCGCAGCCCGCGATGTTCCGGTGCGTGCTTCAATCGACGCGGCCAGTTCGGTCAGCCGGTCGGTTTGGGTGTAGCCCGGCAGCACGGTGTTCACCGTAATGCCCTTGGGCCCAAGATCGGCCGCCAGGCTCTTGGCGTAGCCCTGCACGCCAGCGCGCGCGGTGTTTGAGAGGGCCAGCGTGGGAATGGGCTGCTTCGCCGACACCGACGACACCATGACGATGCGCGCATGGTCGTCCGCGGCGGCGGCATCCTCCAACGAAGCGCGGGCGGCGGTGCACAGGTGAATGGTGCTCATCAGGTTGAGCTCCAGCGCGGCGCGCCAGTCCGCGGCGTCGACCTCGGTGGCCGTTCCGGAGGGCGGGCCGCCGGCGTTGGTGACAAGGACGTGGAGCGCGCCAAAGGCGTCCACCGTCTGTGCGATTGCCTCCGCAACAGCCGTTGCGTCGGTTACGTCGCATACCAGCGGCAGCACCCGGTTGGGCGGCGTGCCCGCTGCTTCGGCGATGGCTTCGGCGGCCGTTTGGATGCGCGCCTCGCTGCGTGAACAAATGGCCACCGTGCATCCTTCGCGGGCCAGGCGGGTGGCCGCTGCACGCCCTAATCCGCTACTGGCCCCGGCAACAAACGCAACGCGATCGGTGAGTCCTAAGTCCATGGCCCTGGGGGTTGGTCGGTTGATGAATGGGTGGTTTGCACCACGATCAACCTGTCAGGTTCGCCCCTCGCGCCCTTGCCTTGCTAAAACAAACCGCCTGTGAGGAGTCCGGTCGGCGGCACCGCGTCGCTTAGCGGCAGCGAACGGGCGGTGAAGCGACCCTCCATGCGCAACGGGGCAGCCAACGGACGCCCGTGGAAGGTTGGGGGCATCGGGAGATTCGTCATGGTGCCAGGATCGTACGCGCGGAGCGAGTCAACGTACGCCTCCAGCGCCTCACGTGCTATGGCGAGACGGCGCGACGCGCTGAGCGAAAACCGTCCGCGTATCACCGCATCGTCAGCGCGCTCAATGGTCAGCGTGCCCTGTGGCAATGGATAGGAAACCACCGAGTCTGCCGTCATGCGCGAGTAATCAGCCCACGTGAGTGCGCCCAACGAGTCGAAGAGCGCTGGTGCAGGCGCCCTAAAGCCCACGACCTCCGGATATCCGCCGCCAAGTCCTCCAAGCGTATTGACCTCGTACGTCCCCGGACGCAGTTCGTCGAACCCACGGAGCATAAACGTCAGTGCATGCTGGCTGCCTGACGCCCCCGACGGCGTGCCATACAGCTGAATGACCGTTGAGGAGCCGAATCCGCTACCAATCGGGAAGAAGAACTGGTCATTGAAGGCCGCGCCGTCGTTCATCGCGGCCTTGCCCTGCACGGTTTGGTGGACCGGTGCACTCAAAGAGAGCGTAAACGAGGCGTCTGGGGGTTGCTCCGATGCGTCACATCCAACGACGAGGAGGCAAAAGACGCCTAAAACAAGCAAACGGCGCATGACATTCTATTAGTTTAATTTTACGCTTTTCCATACATTAAAGATTAAACGCTAATTTCTGCAACACGCGTTTGTTACTTTAACGCAACGATAGCATCGGAGCACAGCCCCCACGGACACACACGCTGCACCGTGACGCATGTCCAGGCGTAGCAGTTCACGTACCGCACGGCCTCAATCGGGCGACACCCGCCAACCAGCGCGGGCCACCGCCGATGCAGCCACACCCAGCCCGCGCACAGCCGTCCCGGCACGCCGCCGTCCGTGCGTGCAAGGCTTGCAATGCATAGCGCGCCGCCGGGGCGAAGCAGGCGGCGGGCTTCCCGGATCATCGCATGGAGGGCCGCGGGCGCCAGGAGGTCGAGCACGTAGTTGAGCACCACCGCGTCAGCCGACGCATCATCGCGCGGGAATGGCGGCCGTCCATCGGTTACGTGCACCGTGGCGCGCGCAGGCGGCAGACGTTCTGCGGTGAGGCGGGCCATCGTGGGACTCAGCTCGAAGCCCACATAGCGCACCTGCGGGTACTGCCGCACCAGCCGCGCAGCAAAACGTCCGGTGCCGCCGCCCACCTCCACCACCGTCGCGGCGTCGGGCCAGGGCCCGTGGGCAAGCAGCCAGTCTTTGGCTGGCTCTTCGTAGAACGCCTGTGTGTCCTGCCAGCGGCCCACGCGATCGTACAGCGCGCGCAGCGCCGGGCGATCAAGCGTCGGCATGGGCCCGGATGTCGTCGATGATGGCCTGGTGGTGCGCCGTGTGGATGCGCACAAACCGGAGCCATTGCGGCGCGGTCAGAAAACCCAGCGCGGGATGCTCGATGCGCTCGGATGACGCAGCCGCGGCATCAAGATGGTCGGCGAGACGGTGCAACGCGGCCCGGCTACGTTCGAGCGTCGCGCGCAAGTCCGAAAGATCAGGGGATGCAGGCGGCGTGACGGCGTCGGGGGCTTGCATCTGTCCGCGCGGCAAGCCTTCTTCCTGCAGCACGCGGCGGCCCGCACGCGTCGGCTCGCCGGTGGTCGTCGAGCGCTTGCCAACGGCCGCGTAGCGCGCCGCGGTAAGACTCATGCCGTTGGCCGTCCACACGTGATGCAGGTGCTGCGCCACGGTCCACCCCGAAACCGACGGAACGGCGGCAACGAGCACCGCCTCGGGGCCGTCAAGCAGCGCGGCTTGCTGCTCATACAGGGCGCTGAGTTGATCGTATTCGACGTGCGGATCAATGGTGGGCATCGGGGGCATGGAGGATGAGGAACAGGTGTGCCGGCAGGTATCATCAATGCACGCGCTTCGCCCACTCCGGATTCCACTGCGGGGTGGTGCTCCACCCGCGGCCCGTCCAATACTGCATGGACTGCATGTGCGCGCGCACCTCCTCCGTAGTCAAGCGGGCCTCGGGCTGTCCATTCGCGACCATCGTCCGCACCTGCGCGTCGTAGTGGGACGACGTGCCAATCCACACCGGCTCCAGATCGTGCGCCAACCGGACAACGATGTAGGGGCAGTTGTCAGGGTCGCCCGATATGTTAGGGCCTTCGTTGATGTACACCTCCAGGTACCGCTTCTTTATCGTGAGCCGAAAGGGCTTGCTGTAGGTGTTAACCCGAAGCGTGTGGAAGGCCGTTTGCGGAAGCCGCACGTAGGCCCGCTCGGCTGCCGAGGCGATGTCGCGTACGTCGTAAGCAGCGGTATGAGGCGCCATGCCCTGGGGGTAGCGCGGATCGAGCACCACCAGGATCGGCTCCTCATAGCTGTTATTAATACCGGCCGCGATCAGCTCTTTGATACCATCGCCATCCAAATCAAAGGCCTCCGGCTCGGTGGTAAGATGCCCAGGATGCACGTAGCGGCTTCGTACGGTACCCGTTGTCCCGTCGAATTGTACAATGACGCACGGGAAGTAGGGCGAGTGGTTGGCTTGTACCCACACGCGCGGCGGCCCTTGGGCCGTAGCCTTCGTGATGATCAACGAGCGCGGCACATAGCGATCGCTCGTGTCCACAAACGGCTTCTGTGGAAAGACGAGCCCCGGGCGAATCGCGCGCCGCCAGAGCAGCGTATCTGCACTCACATTTTTACACTGCACCGTCGGCGCTCCGCCTTGGATCCAGCACACCTCGTTCGTCGCGTCGCCCGCAAGATCGCGCAGCGCATAGCTATGGGGCGAGGCGCGCTGTACAAAGTGCTCGCCCACCGTGATTCGGTCTACCACATCGCCGCCTGCATTCACCAAAACCATCTGTTCGCCTTGCAGCCGCACCG comes from Salisaeta longa DSM 21114 and encodes:
- a CDS encoding sodium:solute symporter family protein, translating into MHWIDWAVVGAYMAFALGLGAYLSGRASGSVEDFFVSGRSLPWWLAGTSMAATTFSIDTPLYVAGVVGTRGLAGNWEWWAFGFGHVALIYIFARLWRRSEIVTDAALTELRYGGRPAALLRGVKAFLFAVPINCIGIGYIMLAAVKVVGALGIWEALGVASGATVAGLDPKLLLVIGVSVLVLVYAGLSGLWGVVATDFFQFFLALFGAIVVALYALAHPDVGGLHGLVTKAQRVTSFDVLAFVPFTLSWHDGLQVGWSAFAGISATTFMAYVGLQWWTFRRSDGGGEFIQRLAASRDEREAERAAWFFNIMHYVVRTWPWVLVALAALVLYPNLKDPELGYPKLMLRFLPTGVLGLVVASLVAAFMSTVSTQINWGASYLTHDLYGRFVRPEASQGELVAAGRVASVLITAFGAFAAFFAESVATVFRLVIAIGTGPGIVLILRWFWWRVNAWTELAAMLAGFAGGVLTTVVPVLTIDDFGLRLLVITAGTTAVWIAVMVYTAPEDDGTLDTFYRKTRPGGPGWTRQRARTGLAPLQSLRHSLLQTGAAACVLFGAMFAVGGALLLRWPVALAMTALAAGGGWVLHRLRIVPETSPSAP
- a CDS encoding GNAT family N-acetyltransferase, whose amino-acid sequence is MSASPLVTAPHALDLSITEVDRSALPVIRSLNELIFDTSNVIRTFDREGLLLLLALMNDEPVGFKVGYALSEQRFYSAKGGVHPDRRRCGIARAMLRTMLEITAQRGYQTFVYDTFPNMHPGMTVLGLAEGFEVIGAGWSPQYEDYRIRFATALDDFR
- a CDS encoding RsmE family RNA methyltransferase codes for the protein MAITTSFYAPPACFRGGHVVLPEDEAQHAARTLRKQPGDTIVVVDGAGGWHEVQLDHVSRGQVAGHVVTTRRNVGEPPYALTLALSPLKRRSRFETAIEKAVELGVTTIQPIQTARTEAASIRADRLERIIIAALKQCGRSCRPTLAPLRAWTTWLDAHAPPTGFICHEATDRTATLFDALRAADAREGCVCVGPEGGFTADEVAAAQDAGFRAASLGARRLRAETAALTAAHTVHLAWT
- a CDS encoding isochorismate synthase, with protein sequence MMSLDQILSPPEVPAADRWRAALADQVARVLRETSSTDLLIRQVRVPVEGRVPALHWLRAQSFPYGLYWKGRRSATSIAAAGVADAVRTTGAPLQYDTLGALLDARLSDAPSAVRYYGGIRFDARQPPVDGRPEAYWRPFGTARMVLPRFEWQTTDAGHVLVCNIVLPRDKKRAEALQRSIQQLVFPASTAPGPLPTPVRRQDEPARDVWMQRVQDAVAAIRRGDLQKAVLARRVTLGFASALDPLLLLEHLANETPQCFHFGFRPEHGTAFVGATPERLFRLEDGVVESEAVAGTRARVDGASEDEALRTELMESEKDRREHAFVTDAIREQLAPFCRSIDVAPPTELRLRRKRHLCSTIRGPLNNGAHAVDFLRALHPTPAVGGVPTGEALDFIRTAEPFDRGWYAGPVGWMGPDAAEFAVAIRSGLVHGRQLALFSGAGLVEGSEPENEWAEIEQKISNFAAILGLGD
- a CDS encoding ATP-dependent helicase, translating into MARRIVLSSDGPAEASSDDALTIDYRAALNDQQYAAATAGAGATLIIAGAGTGKTRTLIYRLAYLVETGTRPERIALLTFTRRAAQEMTARATALLDGRCQRVQGGTFHAFCLGVLKRHAEAIGFPNNFTILDASDAADVLSVLRTQGNYHKRDERFPQKRTLYNMFSAVSNRQEPLEDVLAERYPQYVPLHDDLEDIRRAYARYKKAHGLMDFDDLLLHTRALLARNEAIRRQVAGRCKHVLVDEYQDTNALQADLVQLLAAVHGNVTVVGDDAQSIYRFRGADYRNIFRFPDQFPDTRVLKLEQNYRSTQPILDFANHVIEDANQSYDKTLFSEMAAGDLPARVPAPDGETEARFVAQMVLQLRESGVPLQRMAVLFRSSHNAYDVEVALNRRNIPFVKYGGMKLNEAAHIKDVLAHLKVAENPQDAASWNRVLRLLHGIGPKTARDLIAWITEEADEPFTIGDGGPFSKRYLSDLKQLFATLRRIRDPDLPLAEQVEAVIETYRPHFEHKYADDYPKRAQDLEQFVSIARSYADRGRFLAELALDPIELSAIDQEGADDDEPPLVLSTIHSAKGLEFHTVFLIQALEGTLPSRYAYDEPGGLDEERRLFYVAVTRAEENLFVSYPERQYRPYQGDYLTDPSRFIDAVPEALLEPVRLVTDAAPDELPPAAADGAPALGAPGAPDAGPADDDGPADDGLPF